One region of Streptococcus parasanguinis genomic DNA includes:
- the gyrB gene encoding DNA topoisomerase (ATP-hydrolyzing) subunit B gives MTEDKQQEIQAQEYDASQIQVLEGLEAVRMRPGMYIGSTSKEGLHHLVWEIVDNSIDEALAGFASHIEVFIEADNSITVVDDGRGIPVDIQEKTGRPAVETVFTVLHAGGKFGGGGYKVSGGLHGVGSSVVNALSTTLDVRVYKNGSIHYQEYRRGHVVDDLKVIGETDRTGTTVHFIPDPEIFTETTEYDFEKLNKRIQELAFLNRGLRISLTDKREGLEQEKHYHYEGGISSYVEYINENKDVIFETPIYTDGEMDDITVEVAMQYTTGYHETVMSFANNIHTHEGGTHEQGFRTALTRVINDYAKKNKLLKENEDNLTGEDVREGLTAVISVKHPNPQFEGQTKTKLGNSEVVKITNRLFSDAFSDFLLENPQIAKKIVEKGILAAKARVAAKRAREVTRKKSGLEISNLPGKLADCSSNNPHETELFIVEGDSAGGSAKSGRNREFQAILPIRGKILNVEKASMDKILANEEIRSLFTAMGTGFGAEFDVTKARYQKLVIMTDADVDGAHIRTLLLTLIYRYMKPVLEAGYVYIAQPPIYGVKVGSEIKEYIQPGANQEAELAAALERYSEGRSKPTIQRYKGLGEMDDHQLWETTMNPEHRLMARVSVDDAAEADKIFDMLMGDRVEPRREFIEENAEYSTLDV, from the coding sequence ATGACAGAGGATAAACAGCAAGAAATTCAAGCGCAAGAATATGATGCCAGTCAGATTCAGGTCTTGGAAGGACTAGAAGCCGTTCGGATGCGTCCGGGAATGTATATTGGATCTACCTCAAAAGAAGGTCTTCATCATCTGGTCTGGGAAATCGTTGATAACTCGATCGACGAAGCCTTAGCTGGTTTTGCTAGCCATATTGAAGTTTTCATTGAAGCAGATAATTCGATCACGGTTGTCGATGATGGTCGTGGGATCCCAGTAGATATCCAAGAAAAGACGGGTCGACCTGCCGTTGAAACTGTCTTTACGGTACTTCACGCGGGAGGAAAATTCGGCGGAGGCGGCTACAAGGTTTCAGGTGGTCTTCACGGGGTAGGGTCTTCCGTTGTGAATGCCCTCTCCACAACCCTCGATGTTCGCGTCTATAAAAATGGCAGTATCCATTACCAAGAGTATCGACGTGGACATGTTGTGGATGATTTGAAAGTCATCGGTGAGACAGATCGGACAGGGACAACTGTTCACTTTATTCCAGATCCAGAAATCTTTACGGAAACGACTGAGTATGATTTTGAAAAATTAAACAAACGGATTCAAGAATTAGCCTTTTTGAATCGTGGTTTGCGTATTTCCTTGACGGATAAGCGCGAAGGCTTAGAGCAGGAAAAGCATTACCACTACGAAGGTGGGATCTCTAGTTACGTTGAATATATCAATGAAAATAAAGATGTCATCTTTGAAACACCCATCTATACAGATGGCGAAATGGATGATATTACAGTTGAAGTGGCGATGCAATATACTACGGGCTACCATGAAACGGTCATGAGTTTTGCTAATAACATCCATACCCATGAAGGTGGTACCCACGAGCAAGGTTTCCGAACAGCCCTCACTCGTGTCATCAATGATTACGCTAAGAAAAATAAACTCTTAAAAGAAAATGAAGACAATTTAACAGGTGAGGATGTTCGGGAAGGTTTAACAGCAGTGATCTCAGTTAAACATCCAAACCCACAGTTTGAAGGACAAACCAAGACAAAGCTTGGAAATTCAGAAGTTGTAAAAATTACCAATCGACTCTTTAGTGATGCCTTTTCTGATTTCCTTTTGGAAAATCCACAAATCGCTAAGAAAATCGTTGAAAAAGGGATTTTAGCAGCTAAAGCTAGGGTAGCAGCTAAGCGGGCACGGGAAGTGACCCGTAAGAAATCGGGACTTGAGATTTCTAACCTGCCTGGTAAATTGGCAGACTGTTCTTCAAACAACCCACATGAAACAGAACTCTTCATCGTCGAAGGGGATTCTGCTGGAGGATCTGCTAAATCAGGTCGGAATCGTGAATTTCAGGCAATTCTTCCAATCCGTGGTAAAATTTTGAACGTTGAAAAAGCAAGTATGGACAAGATTCTTGCCAATGAAGAGATCCGTAGTTTATTTACTGCTATGGGAACTGGATTTGGTGCTGAATTTGATGTCACAAAAGCGCGTTATCAAAAATTAGTCATCATGACTGATGCCGATGTCGATGGCGCACATATTCGAACCCTTCTGTTGACCTTGATCTATCGCTATATGAAACCAGTCTTGGAAGCGGGATATGTTTATATTGCGCAACCACCAATCTATGGGGTCAAAGTCGGTAGTGAGATCAAAGAATATATCCAACCTGGTGCCAACCAAGAAGCAGAATTAGCTGCAGCCTTGGAACGCTATTCAGAAGGTCGCTCAAAACCAACCATTCAACGCTACAAAGGTCTTGGGGAAATGGATGATCACCAATTATGGGAAACAACCATGAACCCCGAACACCGCTTGATGGCACGGGTATCAGTAGACGATGCTGCGGAAGCAGATAAGATATTTGATATGTTGATGGGGGACCGCGTGGAACCACGTCGGGAATTTATCGAAGAAAACGCTGAATATAGTACACTCGATGTATAA
- a CDS encoding HAD-IA family hydrolase, protein MNYHDFIWDLGGTLLDNYETSTNAFVATLKDFHIQADHDSVYAALKISTQDAIQTFAPHISNFRTEYKKKEALGLQEPVLFEGAKELLEEIQAHGGRHFLVSHRDRQVLTLLDQTGIAPFFTEIVTADEGFPRKPDPASMLYLKEKYGIQDGLVIGDRPIDIEAGKAAGFSTYLFDTMPHLHQFIFE, encoded by the coding sequence ATGAATTATCATGATTTTATATGGGATCTTGGTGGGACGCTATTGGATAATTACGAAACGTCCACAAATGCCTTTGTAGCGACATTGAAGGACTTTCACATCCAAGCCGATCATGATTCTGTTTATGCAGCATTAAAAATCTCAACACAGGATGCAATTCAAACCTTTGCACCTCATATTTCCAATTTTCGTACGGAATACAAGAAAAAAGAAGCCTTGGGCTTGCAAGAGCCGGTCTTATTTGAGGGGGCGAAAGAGTTACTAGAAGAGATCCAAGCACATGGAGGACGCCATTTTTTGGTATCTCATCGGGATCGCCAAGTTTTGACCCTTCTTGATCAGACAGGTATTGCTCCCTTCTTTACGGAGATTGTAACAGCAGACGAGGGCTTTCCTCGAAAACCAGATCCAGCCTCTATGCTTTATTTGAAGGAAAAATATGGCATTCAAGACGGTCTGGTCATCGGAGATCGTCCGATCGATATAGAAGCTGGGAAGGCTGCAGGGTTTTCAACCTATTTATTTGATACCATGCCCCACTTACACCAGTTTATATTTGAATAG
- a CDS encoding DJ-1 family glyoxalase III, translated as MKKVATILANGFEEIEALTIVDVLRRAGIDCDLVGMEETVTGSHQITVEVDRLWNGDLSDYDGIFLPGGMPGAANLRDNAELITALQEESGKGKTISAICAAPIVLARAGLLKDKHYTCYDGFEEEIQDGHYQKETVVKDGNLLTSRGPSTALALAYALVEQFGGDAQSLRQGMLYQDVFGDA; from the coding sequence ATGAAAAAAGTAGCAACGATTTTAGCAAACGGTTTTGAAGAAATTGAAGCCTTGACCATTGTCGATGTTTTGAGACGGGCTGGGATCGACTGTGACCTCGTTGGCATGGAAGAAACGGTCACAGGTTCTCACCAGATCACCGTGGAAGTAGACCGCCTCTGGAATGGAGATCTTTCAGATTATGATGGAATCTTCTTACCAGGTGGGATGCCAGGAGCAGCGAATTTGCGGGACAATGCAGAATTGATCACAGCCCTTCAGGAAGAAAGTGGCAAAGGAAAAACCATCTCTGCAATTTGTGCTGCTCCAATTGTTTTGGCGCGTGCAGGTCTCTTAAAAGATAAACACTATACCTGTTACGATGGCTTTGAAGAAGAGATTCAAGATGGCCATTATCAGAAAGAAACAGTGGTGAAAGACGGTAATCTCTTGACCAGTCGTGGTCCTTCAACGGCTCTTGCCTTAGCCTATGCCTTGGTAGAGCAGTTTGGAGGAGATGCCCAAAGCCTTCGTCAAGGAATGCTCTATCAAGATGTCTTTGGAGATGCTTAA
- a CDS encoding FtsW/RodA/SpoVE family cell cycle protein — protein MKKHHFWTIHLDYSIIGIVFTLLMIGILSVYVAVSHDYPQMVWPFLGQQLAWIGVGCIICLIVTIFSTKFLWKITPFLYLLGLALMVLPLVFYNPNLVASTGAKNWVAYGNITLFQPSEFMKIPFILMLSRSIVRFLQRNKGREPLLRQDWFLILEMTIYTIPVFALLALQQDLGTALVFLAIFAGLVLVSGVSWKIILPVILLLAGGLAGFLFLFLSEGGRAFLHQQVGMPTYQMNRILAWLNPFDYAQTTTYQQAQGQLAIASGGLFGQGFNVSNLLVPVRESDMIFTVVAEDFGFVGALVLLILYVSLIYRILKITLQSNNQFYTYISIGFIMMLVFHIFENVGAVTGLLPLTGIPLPFISQGGSSIISNLIGIGLVLSIYNHSSKKKEPEEEVPIRKKVVLKKAQ, from the coding sequence ATGAAGAAACATCATTTTTGGACGATCCACCTGGATTATTCGATCATTGGAATTGTCTTCACCCTACTTATGATTGGGATCTTATCCGTTTATGTGGCAGTTTCTCATGATTATCCCCAAATGGTGTGGCCTTTTTTGGGGCAGCAATTGGCCTGGATTGGTGTGGGATGTATCATTTGCCTGATTGTGACGATTTTTAGTACGAAATTTCTTTGGAAAATCACTCCCTTTCTTTACCTACTAGGCTTGGCCTTGATGGTTCTTCCTCTTGTTTTTTATAATCCAAACTTGGTGGCTTCAACAGGAGCAAAAAACTGGGTAGCTTATGGAAACATCACCTTATTTCAGCCTTCGGAATTTATGAAGATTCCCTTCATCCTGATGCTGTCACGCTCTATTGTTCGATTTTTACAAAGAAATAAGGGGCGTGAGCCATTATTACGACAAGATTGGTTTTTAATTCTAGAGATGACCATCTATACAATTCCGGTCTTTGCCTTATTGGCCCTCCAGCAGGACTTGGGAACGGCCTTAGTATTCTTGGCCATCTTTGCGGGCTTAGTGCTCGTTTCAGGAGTTTCCTGGAAAATTATCTTGCCGGTCATCTTGCTTCTGGCAGGTGGGCTAGCAGGCTTTCTCTTCCTCTTTCTTTCAGAAGGGGGGCGAGCTTTTCTGCACCAGCAAGTAGGGATGCCAACCTATCAGATGAACCGTATTTTAGCCTGGTTAAATCCTTTTGACTATGCACAAACCACCACCTACCAGCAGGCACAAGGACAGCTAGCCATTGCAAGTGGTGGCCTCTTTGGTCAAGGCTTTAATGTCTCCAATTTATTGGTTCCCGTACGGGAAAGCGATATGATTTTTACGGTAGTAGCAGAGGACTTTGGCTTTGTTGGAGCTCTGGTGCTGTTGATCTTATATGTGTCCCTGATTTACCGCATTTTAAAAATCACCCTTCAGTCTAATAACCAGTTTTATACCTATATTTCCATTGGATTTATCATGATGCTGGTCTTTCATATTTTTGAAAATGTCGGAGCAGTAACGGGTCTTCTCCCTTTGACGGGAATTCCCCTCCCCTTTATCTCACAAGGTGGATCGTCTATTATTAGTAATCTGATTGGTATTGGTCTGGTCCTCTCAATATATAATCATAGTAGCAAAAAGAAAGAGCCCGAAGAAGAGGTTCCAATCCGTAAAAAAGTAGTCCTTAAAAAGGCGCAATAG
- a CDS encoding YeiH family protein, whose protein sequence is MKNKGFGLAIAFVLALCAMLLGTFFPIIGSSVFALILGIVLNELVDLPENSRPGLNWSGKKLLQYSIIFMGFSLPIATVASTGLSSLKISLPTITVAFLAAIIFGRVFHLKSHLRTLIGFGTAICGGSAIAAAAPIIEADEEEIALSMSTIFFFNILAVFIFPVLGHLWHMSNFQFGLWSGTAINDTSSVVAAAFSYSKAAGQMATIVKLTRALMIVPVCLGLIGLKWYRSKQQGRNKGMLKKIIPWFIIWFIVASILSSIGLVPKVVLPYLKDLSHLFMAMALVGIGSKVSWKQFRAAGSAPLLVGLIAWFCVAGSSLILQMLFY, encoded by the coding sequence ATGAAAAATAAAGGATTTGGACTTGCAATTGCATTTGTACTGGCTCTTTGTGCCATGTTATTGGGAACTTTCTTTCCCATCATTGGCTCCAGTGTCTTTGCTTTGATTTTAGGAATTGTCCTCAATGAATTAGTAGATTTGCCAGAGAATTCACGACCAGGACTGAACTGGTCCGGTAAGAAATTATTGCAGTATTCGATTATCTTCATGGGATTTAGCTTGCCGATTGCGACGGTTGCCTCTACAGGCTTGTCTTCTTTGAAGATTAGTCTGCCAACGATAACCGTTGCCTTTCTTGCAGCTATTATTTTTGGGAGAGTCTTCCACCTGAAATCTCATCTACGGACCTTAATTGGGTTTGGTACAGCTATTTGTGGTGGATCTGCTATTGCAGCAGCAGCGCCGATCATTGAAGCAGACGAAGAGGAAATTGCCCTATCTATGTCAACTATCTTCTTCTTCAACATTTTGGCTGTCTTTATCTTTCCAGTATTAGGGCATTTATGGCATATGTCCAATTTCCAATTTGGCCTTTGGTCAGGTACAGCCATTAACGATACGTCATCTGTTGTAGCAGCAGCATTTTCTTACAGTAAAGCAGCGGGGCAAATGGCTACAATTGTTAAGTTAACACGCGCTCTGATGATTGTACCAGTTTGTTTGGGCTTGATCGGTTTAAAATGGTATCGGAGTAAACAACAAGGAAGAAACAAAGGAATGTTAAAGAAAATTATTCCTTGGTTTATTATCTGGTTTATTGTGGCTTCCATTCTTTCTTCTATTGGCCTGGTACCTAAAGTGGTTCTTCCTTACCTAAAGGACCTTTCTCACCTCTTTATGGCCATGGCCTTGGTCGGAATCGGAAGCAAGGTTTCTTGGAAACAGTTCCGTGCAGCAGGATCTGCTCCCCTTCTTGTAGGGTTAATTGCTTGGTTTTGTGTGGCAGGATCTAGCTTGATTCTACAGATGTTGTTCTATTAA
- a CDS encoding bifunctional DnaQ family exonuclease/ATP-dependent helicase, which translates to MTRQKRKYAIVDLEATSAGSNAKIIQVGIVIIEDGRITQSYETDVNPHERLDEHIKQLTGLTDARLKKAPEFAQVAKEIFELIEDAVFVAHNVKFDANLLAEALFWEGFELTTPRIDTVELSQIFYPTLERYNLGALAAELEIELHHAHSALADAMATAQLLLKLREKIASLPRGLIEKLLSMAECLIYESRLLIEDALEDSSLFLPAHLVEVHGLYLRKPQQFLESRHLSEQFELNMQLLGMEAYPEQREFVAYIEDSLHQPLPSFIEAPTGIGKTYAYLLTLLAKTSKRILVSVPTKILQDQIMKKEGKTIQDLFQIPFHSLKSPKDYIQLDKFYQALQSESDNGMIRRFKMQLLVWLTMTETGEFSEIGQLYRHLHFVADICHDGQLSKRSLFYQEDFWRLGQEKVKTSRVILTNHAYLLTRLEDDKSLLQESVLVVDEAQKLFFALEQFSQREETLQSLLLGLQHAIEEEKDLLQRRLLESIQFELNACSKEVVQGKTAILSDQTVAKIRQDVSELKNESLENLRELFDERYQTFWMDKEVVESHQILRLHGGVEDLLSFKEFVPEEVSVLFVSATITISKKVHLPALLGYQEQQIYRVPITVKQHQELLVPIDFPDVVSLSSVEYAGEICQLIDELLPLRKPIFLLFTSKELLLETSNALKFPHLAQYRNGDAANIKRRFDRGESSILLGTGSFWEGVDFSQQKEVIQIITRLPFDNPKDYMVQKLNTQLREQGKNPFYDYSLPVAILRLKQAIGRTSRFQDQESLVLLLDQRVVTKRYGKQILDGLQQVLPLHTTVRERLVEQAADFFERN; encoded by the coding sequence ATGACAAGACAGAAACGGAAATATGCCATTGTGGATCTGGAAGCGACCAGTGCTGGAAGCAATGCTAAGATCATTCAGGTTGGGATTGTCATCATCGAAGATGGGAGGATTACGCAATCCTATGAGACGGATGTGAATCCCCATGAACGATTGGATGAGCATATCAAACAATTGACTGGCCTGACAGATGCTCGCTTGAAAAAAGCACCAGAGTTTGCACAAGTGGCAAAAGAAATTTTTGAATTAATAGAAGATGCCGTCTTTGTGGCCCATAATGTCAAATTTGATGCGAATTTATTAGCAGAAGCCCTCTTTTGGGAAGGATTTGAGCTAACGACTCCTCGGATTGATACGGTTGAATTGTCTCAAATTTTCTATCCGACTTTAGAACGCTACAATTTAGGAGCGCTTGCAGCTGAACTGGAAATTGAGTTGCACCATGCTCACTCCGCTTTAGCGGATGCTATGGCAACAGCCCAGCTGCTGTTGAAATTGAGAGAGAAAATTGCGAGCTTACCAAGGGGATTGATCGAAAAACTTCTTTCGATGGCAGAGTGTTTGATTTATGAATCACGACTCTTAATAGAAGATGCGCTTGAAGACAGTAGCCTTTTTTTACCAGCTCATTTAGTAGAAGTTCATGGTCTCTATCTGCGAAAGCCACAGCAGTTTTTAGAAAGTCGTCATTTGTCTGAACAGTTTGAACTCAATATGCAGCTGTTGGGAATGGAGGCTTATCCAGAGCAGAGAGAATTTGTTGCCTATATCGAGGACAGTTTGCACCAGCCACTTCCGAGTTTTATTGAAGCGCCAACGGGTATCGGGAAGACCTATGCCTATCTATTAACGCTTTTAGCGAAAACCTCCAAGCGCATTCTTGTCAGTGTTCCAACTAAAATTCTTCAGGATCAAATTATGAAGAAGGAAGGAAAGACCATCCAAGATCTTTTCCAAATTCCCTTTCATAGCCTGAAAAGTCCCAAGGATTACATCCAACTCGATAAATTTTATCAGGCCTTACAGAGTGAGTCAGATAATGGGATGATTCGACGCTTTAAAATGCAACTGTTGGTTTGGCTGACGATGACGGAAACGGGAGAGTTCAGTGAAATTGGCCAACTCTATCGTCATCTTCATTTTGTAGCTGACATTTGCCACGATGGCCAATTGTCGAAGCGTTCACTTTTTTATCAGGAAGATTTTTGGCGCCTCGGCCAGGAAAAAGTGAAAACCAGCCGGGTAATTCTGACCAATCATGCCTATCTGTTAACTCGTCTAGAGGATGATAAGAGTCTACTTCAAGAATCTGTTCTGGTAGTGGATGAAGCGCAAAAACTCTTCTTTGCTTTAGAGCAGTTTTCACAGAGAGAAGAAACCTTGCAATCTCTTCTTCTAGGCTTGCAACACGCCATCGAAGAGGAAAAAGATCTTCTGCAGCGGCGGTTGCTGGAAAGTATTCAATTTGAATTAAATGCCTGCTCTAAGGAAGTTGTACAAGGAAAAACAGCGATCTTATCAGATCAAACAGTGGCAAAAATTCGACAGGATGTATCGGAATTAAAAAACGAATCTCTAGAGAATCTAAGAGAATTGTTTGATGAGCGCTACCAGACCTTTTGGATGGACAAGGAAGTGGTCGAAAGCCACCAGATTCTTCGTCTCCATGGAGGAGTTGAGGACTTGCTATCCTTTAAGGAGTTTGTGCCTGAAGAAGTGTCCGTGCTCTTTGTATCAGCGACGATCACGATCAGTAAAAAGGTTCATTTACCTGCTCTTTTGGGATACCAAGAGCAGCAGATCTACCGGGTGCCAATAACAGTCAAACAACACCAGGAATTGTTGGTGCCGATTGATTTTCCAGATGTCGTTTCTTTATCTTCCGTGGAGTATGCAGGAGAGATTTGTCAGCTCATCGATGAACTCCTTCCTCTAAGAAAACCAATTTTTCTTTTGTTTACCTCAAAAGAATTGTTACTGGAGACGTCAAACGCCTTGAAGTTTCCTCATTTGGCCCAGTATCGAAATGGCGATGCAGCTAATATTAAGCGACGATTTGACCGAGGAGAAAGTTCTATTTTATTGGGTACAGGAAGCTTTTGGGAGGGAGTCGATTTTTCCCAACAAAAAGAAGTGATTCAAATCATCACGCGCCTTCCTTTTGACAACCCTAAAGATTATATGGTTCAAAAGCTGAATACCCAACTAAGAGAACAGGGGAAAAATCCCTTTTATGACTATAGCCTTCCGGTCGCGATTTTAAGGCTCAAACAGGCTATTGGGAGAACCAGCCGTTTTCAAGACCAGGAATCGTTGGTCCTCTTATTGGATCAGCGGGTGGTGACCAAACGATATGGAAAACAAATTTTAGATGGCTTGCAGCAAGTGTTGCCCCTTCACACAACAGTGAGAGAGCGGCTTGTTGAGCAAGCAGCTGACTTTTTTGAAAGGAATTGA
- a CDS encoding MBL fold metallo-hydrolase, whose protein sequence is MKIYRTVNPVAYENTYYLENDHSLILVDPGSDWATIQKQIDRIGKPIVAILLTHTHYDHIMSLEKVRQTYHFPPVYVHLAEASWLSSPVDNLSGLDRHADLEDVVCKEADFLYDIRSDYQIADFHFYVLETPGHSAGGVSIVFPEDHLVLSGDALFRETIGRTDLPTGNAAQLLSSIREELFTLPSSYTVYPGHGPETSIGHEKMFNPFFRQS, encoded by the coding sequence ATGAAAATCTATCGTACTGTTAATCCTGTAGCTTATGAAAACACCTACTACCTTGAAAATGACCACTCCCTCATTCTTGTCGATCCAGGTAGCGACTGGGCAACTATTCAAAAACAAATTGATCGCATCGGTAAACCAATCGTAGCGATTCTTTTAACCCATACGCATTATGATCACATTATGAGTCTTGAAAAGGTTCGTCAGACCTATCATTTCCCACCTGTTTATGTCCATTTAGCAGAAGCCAGTTGGTTGTCTTCTCCTGTCGATAATTTATCTGGTTTGGATCGTCATGCGGATTTAGAAGATGTTGTATGCAAGGAGGCCGACTTCCTTTATGACATTCGCTCCGATTACCAAATAGCTGATTTCCACTTTTATGTTCTGGAGACACCAGGCCACTCTGCAGGAGGGGTCTCCATCGTCTTTCCTGAGGATCACCTGGTTCTATCTGGTGATGCCCTTTTTCGCGAAACCATTGGACGGACCGATCTTCCGACAGGGAACGCGGCACAGTTGCTTAGCAGTATCAGAGAAGAGCTCTTTACCCTTCCATCTTCCTACACTGTCTATCCCGGTCATGGCCCTGAAACTTCTATTGGTCACGAGAAGATGTTCAATCCCTTCTTTAGACAATCCTAA
- the ftsX gene encoding permease-like cell division protein FtsX, translating into MIRRFFRHLIESLKSLKRNGWMTIAAVSSVMITLSLVAIFASVIANTIKLSDDIQNSVRVVVYMRKDIQDQSEQIEKDGQTVTNENYHKVYDALTAMKHVDKVDFSSKEEQYDKLIKTAGNNWKIFDGDANPLYDAYYVETTAPKYVKQVSADAKKIEGVSEVKDGGVDTQRLFALGTFIRNWGLIGVALLIFIAVFLISNTIRITIISRSREIKIMRLVGAKNGYIRAPFLLEGAWIGLLGALVPSALVFYVYNVVYTSMNNNLADQNLYLYSPHLLVPIMVGGLFGLGILIGAIGSSISMRRFLKI; encoded by the coding sequence ATGATTAGAAGATTTTTCCGACACTTAATCGAATCGCTTAAAAGCTTGAAACGAAATGGTTGGATGACGATTGCAGCGGTCAGCTCGGTTATGATTACCCTTAGCTTGGTTGCTATTTTCGCCTCAGTTATTGCCAATACCATCAAGCTTTCAGATGATATTCAAAACAGTGTGCGGGTTGTAGTATACATGCGCAAGGATATTCAAGATCAGAGCGAGCAGATTGAAAAAGACGGTCAAACCGTGACCAATGAAAACTACCATAAGGTCTACGATGCTCTGACAGCCATGAAGCATGTTGACAAGGTTGATTTTTCTAGCAAGGAAGAGCAGTATGATAAACTGATCAAAACGGCTGGGAACAACTGGAAGATTTTTGATGGAGATGCCAATCCTCTCTATGATGCTTATTATGTAGAGACAACAGCTCCTAAATATGTAAAGCAAGTTTCGGCTGATGCCAAAAAAATTGAAGGGGTCTCTGAAGTTAAAGATGGTGGGGTCGATACCCAACGCTTGTTTGCTCTTGGAACCTTCATCCGAAACTGGGGCTTGATTGGTGTAGCTTTATTGATCTTCATCGCAGTCTTCTTGATTTCAAATACCATTCGGATTACCATCATTTCACGTAGTCGTGAGATTAAGATTATGCGACTGGTAGGAGCAAAAAATGGCTATATTCGTGCACCATTCCTTTTAGAAGGTGCTTGGATCGGTCTTTTGGGAGCCTTGGTTCCTTCAGCTTTAGTCTTCTACGTTTATAATGTTGTCTATACATCTATGAACAATAATTTGGCAGATCAAAACTTGTATCTCTATAGTCCTCATCTCTTGGTACCGATCATGGTCGGTGGCCTCTTTGGATTAGGAATTTTGATTGGAGCGATTGGTTCTTCAATCTCCATGAGACGTTTTCTTAAGATATAA
- the ftsE gene encoding cell division ATP-binding protein FtsE: MSMIEMKDVVKKYDNGTTALRGVSVQIEPGEFAYIVGPSGAGKSTFIRLLYREVKHDKGSLKVADFDLDKIKKRDIPMLRRNVGVVFQDYKLLPKKTVYENIAYAMQVIGERRRNIKKRVMEVLDLVGLKHKVRSFPNELSGGEQQRIAIARAIVNNPKVLIADEPTGNLDPDNSWEIMNLLERINLQGTTVLMATHNSQIVNTLRHRVIAIENGRVVRDEAEGEYGYDD, encoded by the coding sequence ATGTCAATGATTGAAATGAAAGATGTTGTCAAAAAGTATGACAACGGGACGACGGCCCTTCGCGGGGTCTCTGTCCAAATTGAACCAGGAGAATTTGCCTACATCGTAGGACCTTCTGGTGCAGGGAAGTCGACCTTTATTCGACTTTTATACCGTGAAGTCAAACACGATAAAGGAAGTTTGAAAGTAGCTGATTTTGATTTGGATAAAATCAAAAAACGCGATATTCCTATGTTGCGACGCAATGTGGGAGTGGTCTTCCAAGATTATAAATTGCTTCCAAAGAAAACCGTTTATGAAAATATTGCCTACGCTATGCAAGTTATCGGTGAGCGCCGTCGCAATATTAAAAAGCGTGTGATGGAAGTTTTGGATCTTGTCGGATTGAAACACAAGGTCCGCTCATTCCCGAATGAATTGTCCGGTGGGGAGCAACAACGGATTGCGATTGCTCGGGCGATCGTCAACAATCCGAAAGTCTTGATTGCGGATGAGCCAACGGGGAACTTGGACCCAGATAATTCATGGGAAATCATGAATCTTTTGGAGCGGATTAATCTGCAAGGGACCACAGTATTGATGGCGACCCACAATAGCCAGATTGTAAATACTTTACGTCACCGTGTCATCGCGATTGAAAATGGTCGTGTAGTGCGTGATGAAGCGGAAGGAGAGTACGGATACGATGATTAG